A part of Astatotilapia calliptera chromosome 15, fAstCal1.2, whole genome shotgun sequence genomic DNA contains:
- the LOC113006790 gene encoding uncharacterized protein LOC113006790, with the protein MGWILSPECSQAKPAKTFDEVLRNLGFPQAEDKARYLLASLAVSDEEKKQIEEATVGQTKNALWSAYRKKRITASNFGLVLSAVQRRSYPPSLFKTLLGQYNLTEGSKACDWGILHEPKAKQLYTDCTGAAIKERGLFLSNSGLLGGSPDGTVSNECIIEVKCPWSARAKTVLEAAESKDFFLQLDEASGSLVLKKNHNYWHQIQGNLYLTGAKSCHFIVWTPCDFFILHVDREQTWAVNIEALETFYREVFLPHILSQL; encoded by the exons ATGGGTTGGATTTTGAGTCCTGAATGCTCTCAG GCTAAACCAGCCAAGACATTTGATGAAGTGCTGAGGAACCTGGGATTTCCCCAAGCAGAAGACAAGGCTCGTTATCTCTTGGCATCACTGGCTGTGTCTGACGAAGAGAAGAAACAGATTGAGGAAGCAACAGTTGGGCAAACGAAGAATGCATTGTG GTCAGCATATCGCAAGAAGAGAATCACAGCCAGCAACTTCGGTTTGGTCCTGAGTGCAGTCCAGCGGCGCTCATACCCCCCTTCCTTATTTAAGACTCTGCTTGGACAGTACAACCTGACAGAAGGATCTAAA GCATGTGATTGGGGGATCCTTCATGAGCCAAAGGCCAAGCAGTTGTACACTGACTGTACTGGTGCAGCTATCAAGGAGAGGGGACTGTTTTTATCTAACAGTGGCCTGCTTGGTGGTTCTCCAGATGGGACTGTCTCTAATGAGTGCATCATTGAGGTGAAATGCCCATGGTCAGCCAGAGCCAAAACTGTATTGGAGGCTGCAGAAAGTAAGGACTTTTTCCTACAGCTGGATGAGGCAAGTGGTTCCCTGGTATTAAAAAAGAATCACAACTACTGGCATCAGATCCAGGGCAACCTCTATCTCACAGGGGCGAAAAGCTGTCACTTTATTGTTTGGACTCCATGTGACTTTTTCATCTTGCATGTGGATAGAGAACAAACTTGGGCTGTTAACATTGAAGCGTTGGAAACGTTCTACCGGGAAGTTTTTTTACCCCATATTTTATCGCAGCTTTGA